Genomic window (Polaribacter batillariae):
TTTTTCGTCTTTTAACACTTCTATTAATAAGAAATCTTTAGATGTTAGCTCTACATCTGTTCCTTCTTTATCTGTTCCTTTAGATATGCGTAACTTAAATTCGTCTTTATTCATTGGCACAAGCGCTTGTTGTGCTTTTTTATTGTAAATACTCGTTGTGCATAGTTTCCCTTTATCTACGCTTATAACTCTCTTTACAAATTGATTTTCAACTATATATTCAACTGATTTAGTATTGCAACTTATAGAAAAAATTAGTATCACTAATATTAAAGTATGCTTTATACTTAATTTTAGGTGTTTGTATTTATTATGTAACATCTAGATGATTGTTCTGTTATATGTTAAAATTTAGTTATTGATGTTTTGTTGGATGATGATATTGAACTTGAAATGTAAAACTTTAATAAATCATAAAACACAAAATAGTAAAAAAATAGATTGCTTTTGATGAACCTTAATAAAGAATTTCTTAAGACCAACTATCTTCATGACAGAAAAATTCCGAGACAGCTCCTCGAGAAATTCTTATCGATTAAAACTTTTTTAATTTAACGAATCGTGCTTTTCCTTTATTAACAGCCACAATAAGTGCTTTCCCGTCTTTATAATTAATAAGTTTAATTTCTTTCACATCATAGGGTAAACACAAGCCTGTTTCTAATGTATTTCTAGGTTCAAAAAATCAAAGTTATTTTTACCTTTTAAAAAGAGCCAATAAGTAACAAAAGTATTTTTTTAAAGTATATCTTTTCTTTGCTAAAGTTTACAATCTAAAATCATTATGTGTGTAATATTGTATTATTAAATAAACCACTATGGACTTGAAGTCCATAGGTTTTTAAATCTGACTAAAGTCAACAGTTCGAAATCTGAACGTACTTACTCAAGTATAAAATCATCATTATCATTACTTGATTTACGATGATGTTCTAAATATTCATTTACCATTTTATCAGTAATATTACCAGTACTCCAGCAACCAAAACCTATTGCCCAAAAATGTCTGCCCCAATATTTCTTCCGCAAAATAGGAAACTCTTCTTGGATTTTTCTTAAACTTCTTCCTTTTAACTTTTTTACGATTGTACTTATATCTTGAGATGGACGATATGCAATGTGCATATGAATATGGTTATTTGAAACCACTCCTTTTAATATAACGATATCTTCTGAATCACAAACCTGAATGAGTAACTGCTTACACCTTTTCTAAATATCCCCTTTTAAAACTGAAAATCTATACTTTGTGCTCCAAACAATATGTACTGTTAATCTTAAAACTGTATGACCATTAACTCGCTGATTTGACATACAACAAAGATAAAAATTTTTAGAAGCTAAAGCGAAATGCACTCAAAGTGCATAGTTTTATCTAAATTTGAGACCAATAAAGTTACCAAAAAAATCGAATCCATCAATTTTACTGCCTTTTTCTGTTTCTTATTTTTTGTATATACTACCATTTATTTGAAAAACCCTAAGCTTAGCATTATTGGCACCAACTAAAATACGTGGCTTGCCATCTGCTGTTTGACGAATTATTTTAATAGATTTTACATCTTGAGGAATGTAAAACCCTGTTTCTTTACTTGTTAATGCTTCAAATTTATAATTTCCTTTATTGATTAATAATAGCCCTGTTCCTGCATCAAGACGAGTGGTTTCAACTTCCATATTATAAATATTACCCCAAGAATTATGTCTTCTAATCCGTCGTTATTAAAATCGAAATGAGCTAAGGCAGTAACAGCAGAAAACTGAACTTGAAATGGTAATTCTGTTTGCTTAGAAAGTACTCCATTTTTTTTAATTTCGAATAACGTAGATTTTAATTCGTTAGCGGTAAGGTGTAATGCTTCATTGATTTCTTTTCCTAAAATTTCTTTTATATCTGCCTTTGCAAATTCTTCGAATGTTGGAAATTTCTTTTGTATTCCAGGAATTTGTTCAGAACTGCATTCTCTTCCTCTTACTGGAACTTTTCGATCTCCAATATTTTTTGTTAAAAATGCATCAATCGTATTATTTCCATCAAAATCAGAGGCATAAATTTCAAACGGTTTTCCTTCTTTAACTTTAAACTTTGTATTAAGACCTAAGTTACCTGCTAAAATCTCTTTTTTACCATCGTTGTTAAAATCGTAGGTAAGAAAAGTTTGCCACCATCCTGAATGACTGTTAGTCGTATTGTGTTCTTTTATTTTTAAATGTTTTCCTTTTTGATTGATATATACTTTTGGTGCCATCCACTCACCAAACAAAATAAGTTCTGGATAGCTATCTCCATTGATATCTGTCCATTCTGAAGCTGTTATTAAGCCTACTTCTTGCGTATCTAAAAACCAATTTTGGGTACGATCTACAAAAGTTCCTTCTTCATTTAACAACACATAACTCTTTGGTGATAAAGGGTATTTACCTGCTACCATTCTTCCGCCAACGAAAAGATCTACATCACCATCTAAATCGATGTCTGAAGCACTTACTGAGGCAGTAAACTCCTGAAATTTAGGAAGTTTTTTAGATTTAGAAAAATTACCTTTGCCATCGTTTAAATACAGTCTATCTTGCAGTAATTCTGGAGAATTTACCATTTCATAACCGCCACTAGAAACATAAAGATCAACATCTCCATCTGCATCTGCATCAAAAAAAAGCGCACCTGTATCTTCGTAAATTTTATCTGATTGAATATCGGGATTGTGTTTATTAACATATTCGCCTTTTAAGTTTTGAATATAAATGCTAGCAGGTTGTTGCTTTGCACCTCCAACAAAAATATCGTCTAAACCATCTCCATTAACATCCTTTACAGCTATGGCTGGTCCCAATTGAGAGTATTTATAAGGAATTAGTGGCTGTATTTTATAATCATCAAACAAATTTTCTTGATGATAAAATTCAGGTTTGAGCATATTTTTTTGCTCTGTAATTAACTTCGTTTTTACTTTTTCTTCTTTAATTTCTGGTATTGAAGCATTTGAGTAATAAACCGTAAGTGTTTGATTAGACGAAACATTACTAAGTGTATTTACTTTTCCATCTGGCCACAATACTTTTATATTTTTAATTGATTTAACCGTGTCTAGTCCAAAATGAAGCTTGGGGCTAGAAGCCGACAAATAGCCTCGTGTTGCCAATACTTCTTGGTATTGTTGCGATGTATCTGTTGTTATATATACCTTACTTCCGAAACCAAAGGTATTATTTTTGGGGCCTTTTAAAGCTAATTTAATGAAGTTTTTACCGAGTTTTTCAGCATTATTTTTATAAACAAAAGCTGTATCCATAAAATTATTAATAACCATGTCTAAATCTCCATCGTTATCTAAATCGGCAACTGCAGAGCCATTAGAAAAACTGGGGTCTTGCATGCCCCACGCTTGAGTTTTTTTCTCGAATTGATAGCCATTCTTGTTTTTGTATATATAATTCGGAATTTTTTGTGAAGGAAGTTGTTTTAATATACTAAAAGCTTCTTGTGTAGTGAGTGTCTTTTGGGCTGCTTTTCGCATTACAACATCATTTTTGTCGCGGTATAAAACATCTCTGTAAATACCGTTTGTAATATGTACGTCTTTAAAACCGTCGTTATCAAAGTCAGAAATTATACATGACCAACTCCAATCGGTATTTGAAATTCCGGAAAACTGACTTATTTCATTAAATGATTTCATTCCGTTATTAAGATGTAACATATTGTGCATGTACAAATGATTATAACCTGCATCTGTAAAATTTTTAAACATTTTACGATTCATCATATTCATGGTGGTTTTTGAACGTTTATAATCTTCTGGGTTCATATCTAAAACCATTAAATCT
Coding sequences:
- a CDS encoding VCBS repeat-containing protein, whose product is MKKIISVISIVLLFSCSKENKNVQKNTIANNEPLFSKISSNKSGVNFANIIKETPTLNYYTYKHMYIGAGVAVGDFNNDNLPDLYFVGNMSPNSLYLNKGDFKFEDITKKAGVEGNKGFYMGVTIADVNADGWLDIYLCKSGKYRNSKLKENLLYINNGDLTFTERAAEYGINDNNQSVQAAFFDYDGDNDLDLYVVNTPVNFTTAAQTFPEGVVQNNPYFRTLKGDDQFYRNDNGKYTNITQSAGIVPDGAFGLDVSIADFNGDNFPDIFVSNDFMEPDYLYINNGDGTFSEETDNYFRHLSIFSMGADASDINNDGLADLMVLDMNPEDYKRSKTTMNMMNRKMFKNFTDAGYNHLYMHNMLHLNNGMKSFNEISQFSGISNTDWSWSCIISDFDNDGFKDVHITNGIYRDVLYRDKNDVVMRKAAQKTLTTQEAFSILKQLPSQKIPNYIYKNKNGYQFEKKTQAWGMQDPSFSNGSAVADLDNDGDLDMVINNFMDTAFVYKNNAEKLGKNFIKLALKGPKNNTFGFGSKVYITTDTSQQYQEVLATRGYLSASSPKLHFGLDTVKSIKNIKVLWPDGKVNTLSNVSSNQTLTVYYSNASIPEIKEEKVKTKLITEQKNMLKPEFYHQENLFDDYKIQPLIPYKYSQLGPAIAVKDVNGDGLDDIFVGGAKQQPASIYIQNLKGEYVNKHNPDIQSDKIYEDTGALFFDADADGDVDLYVSSGGYEMVNSPELLQDRLYLNDGKGNFSKSKKLPKFQEFTASVSASDIDLDGDVDLFVGGRMVAGKYPLSPKSYVLLNEEGTFVDRTQNWFLDTQEVGLITASEWTDINGDSYPELILFGEWMAPKVYINQKGKHLKIKEHNTTNSHSGWWQTFLTYDFNNDGKKEILAGNLGLNTKFKVKEGKPFEIYASDFDGNNTIDAFLTKNIGDRKVPVRGRECSSEQIPGIQKKFPTFEEFAKADIKEILGKEINEALHLTANELKSTLFEIKKNGVLSKQTELPFQVQFSAVTALAHFDFNNDGLEDIILGVIFIIWKLKPLVLMQEQGYY